CCTTGAATTTTGTTTTTTGCAGGCAACATAGAATAAaaggagtgtcgtgctgaaatttgaaacggtttagggttcgtttggccattttatgtattaactgaatttcctaggcatttaatgtagtccataattcaaattttaactacaagcacatgctccagtgaagcaaaatgggtggaaaATCGTACATGTGTAATTGGGTGCTTGTTTAGGTCTCAttgaaggaatgggaatgaattacaaacgtcTCGTCgtcttgaaacattgagaatcttggtttttaaatcccagtaaatcgaaaactcgcccAAAAaacatcaaacttggcatggtttcatgacatggcacatatatgtcatggtaaaaaaatcatccagtttgagacaaggcgcgcacattaatagccaacgaagtccttctGAAACAAATAGCGGACacattaatatcgcaaacggttgtattatatgaaccgtgtgtTCTCGTAACTATTTAAGTGCAGCCACGCATCCCTCTTTTCTTATGGGATAGTACTACCTCCCTCCTCGTTCATTGGtcatctttgtattttgtgccaaaatttaGCCATACTCAGTGgcatgcgtgcagctgtttgattagacaagACGAGTGTGAGAAGTccaccgtgcaggctcgacggggcGCATTCGATCAGTCCGTCGTGTAGGCTCGacaggacgcgtgcatcctgtccacctcgcaagCTCGacaggacacgtgcgagcagcaaggccgcccatactcaccgggaagcgagctctttgaccttcGTCCACCAGCCGCCTGCcttgctcacaacttctccattaatggcggcCGAGCCAATGTTTAACACACgattaattaaagcacctggacggagggtggatgcttgtgatcccatggccccTCTCAACgttagcatttgctttgttcgtgttttcaacttgtATTCTGGATAATCTAAAATGCCACATAGGGCAATAGATAATACGGTGACAAATAAAATgacaacggataatacgacgacaaataaaatggcaaaggaTAATACaccgacaaatttacaatggcgcagataataattgtcttacatattccgaataatttaaaatgccacatgcagcaaagccggaagacacggggggcaagagaagaaggaaattgcagacaacgatctgggtcgctactgtctccaCTCCTCGATGGATCACCGGGCggcgacatcctccagctccttcagttcctcacgactttgcttgacagcatccacagattcctccacctcctgctcgcgcttgatccggagcttcctcaagtcacccattagttcctcgacgaccgctttcagcgtcatccccgaggcactcctctgctcatgcaacatcttccagccggcgctcctcctccttctcggcgagcgccttgaCGAGCTTCGCATtctcacccatgagttgctcgacgaggccggtcgccttctcaaccgaggcatcgctgatcttgagcagcttcatcaagccattAAACAACTCCTGCTGCTtatgaggccagcgagaatgtcgtcgtcgttGGCCAATGACTTCAGCAATGCTAGCTCGTCACGATCGGCGACGCGgtgagtgcgcttgtgagagcccccGTGTGCtggtgagagctcgttcgagggttCCACGacacgccgggacatctctgctcgGTTGCCGCGTAGCGGCGGGAGCTCTCTAGCGCTTCCGCGACCTTGGTCTTTGctccctggttatatgtccacccgaaactcctcctatcggtcatggcggaacgacttgatagGAAAAAGCAGTTATGTGGGTggtgaggagaggaactgtgaagtgattttcgagtgggtagtttttatagctcgGTGCTAGGTGTGAACACATATTGGGTTGTTtatcgcgtatcacacacatcttgtttacatggatcgtttgtgttcttttggctcatcgcaaatagttcatctatgtgaactgtatgccgcatatcacacacatcttgttaagttgaaccatttctgttatgttccctaatcgaaaacagttcatccgagtgaaccgtatgccgtatatcacacacaccttgatctggctgacaatttctgttgtgtttcctaatcacaaacagtcaatccaagtgaactgtatgccgtatatctcacacaccttgatatggctgcccttttctattgttctgtctcattgcaaacagttcgtatggatcaaccgtatgccccgcatcgcacacacaactaaaatctcaACTGTGTTcaatgtctccgccatcgcaaatgttttgcatcttttttgatgggttttttacatcacgtttgtgattaatgcatcacacacagtttcgtcaaagggtctctgatcgtagtgtcgcgttagcagcatccttcaGTAGTGATGTAGCTAGTTTGGTGGCTCAAGGTGGCAATGAATGATTTGAGAatcattcgatgtattgtgcatgatgaagtattatggaggacacgaaccatcttaacattttgtgcagttccactgaaatcaagctgagcatccttgTTTGCATAAATACAGAAAAAGTGATTAGAAAaatagtggtactagttgatgaaacatacgcTCACAAATAGAAGCATCTTCATTGTCTTAACGGGACAGATAGCAATATAGTAGCTTAAATTGAATATTTATTCAAAACAATACCACAATATAAGTAACACAACATGACAAatcacgatcatgtggatgaaggccggtACTGACCTTTGTTAGCAAGATTATGTGAGACCAAGTTCATTTTCAGGCCCCGGTATCTTGCCATGAAGGAAATTCGTTGAAACCTTTTGAAGTCCTTGAGAGAGGCGGCAGAGAACTGCTCGGTCATCACTGTTTTTGTAGTTCAACTAAAAATAAGCATCCCTATTTGTCGAAATATTTAAAACATGCCAgtacattaacaatgggactaatTGATCAAATGTATACTCATAAAGAGATGCATTTTCATTATCCTCATGGGAAATGATATGATAGCAAAGACAACAACTCTACTTGAACTGTTTATTACTTCATTTTGTCACTGGTTCTAACGATGGCGAAACGGTGCCTCAATTTATTAGTGACCTTAGATTAACATATGAAACAATAGCGCTTTCTCATGACAATAGATAAATAGTAAAATGAAGCAATGCCCATGTTAAAGTAATGTCCCTTTTAAGTAATCCTGCTGTTAATCTAGTGTCGTTGATAAATTGAGCCAATGACACTGTTTTAAGAAATGCTTTTGTCCTGTTTTAGTTCCCATGAAGATAATCACGATGCTTCTAATTGTGGGTGTACATTTCATTAATTCATATTGATGTGAGATGCcgctgttaatcttgtaccactgccaaaacaaagtaatgACGCTACTTAAATATCCCTTttatatatttttgcaaacaggaaTGCATATCTCCATACCAGgtcatgtcttcctcaattttagtggaattgcacacaATTGGACGGGCAGTGTTGCTCTTCCTcattgtcctctgccacgtggtttaCCTTTCTCGAGCTTGATGACCAGGAAGAAACAGACAACAACGAGGATTTATCTTACTTCAGTGGaacctcacccaaacttgatgccaaatcgatgatgcatcaccatgatgacctatcgatgctcatggttgcatcggcCGGTGAAGCTGGTTGATGTTGGATGAAAATGGTGccgtcttccatcagtgctctttgctggTAGCCACGAAGACGCCGATATCATTCATCAATGCACCCTGGTTGCGTTGGAGATGCAGCCGGCTTTCACCTTGGTGCAAAATTTTCTTtcgctatgaaccaaatgtttcctcggaGAAGCATCGATGTTAGTACCAAGGGCAAAAGTTTTGTATtaatttctaagccttctcacaactttgtcttgagCACCCCTATAAAGTTTATTTGTCAAGCTATGAACTAAATGTTGGTTAGGATCTTTCAATCATTGAGTTGTATAAACATATTATTTATGAGTTCGTTCTGAATTTTTGCCACTAGTTAATTATGTTGCCAAACTTTGATAAAAACTATTATATAACTACATAAAAATATGAATCCAATAATATTTATTTTTTGTTGGCATGTATTAGCAGTTTGCTAGTTAAATATGTGGTCAAGCTTTGATAAAAAAATACAATGTGGAGtaaaaacccggacggaggtagtacgtgaTACAGTGGCACAGTGATTTAGGCCGAATACAAGAGCCCATGATTCTTGGGaaagggcaaactgtacatacaaAATAATTAAATATGAATTTCTCAAAATATATATTAAAATTGAAGGTTGGTGCGGCCTACCTTCCCGATAATATGACCCGGTGTGGTTGTTCACTTGATGGAGGTTGTGTACCATAAGTGAATGATAGAAAGTGCGACCGAGACGCGTGGAGCGTTAATCGCATGCATGTTCCTCCGATCCTGTTGAGTGGTCGCGCTCGCCACGTGGATATCTACCGCCGTTGGGGCCGCTTGCCGGCCCACCTCGGCAATGACGTTAGGTACGCCGTAGACTCGTCTCTCTGAGACAGGTGGTTCTGGGATGagcacgacctgcatcggcagttGTACTTTGCCGGTCATTCTCAGAGCCCACCACGGGCGCGCTCTCTCAGCCCGCGCCTGCCGCGTGGCCTTACGCCCACACCCTCCCCTCGCCATCCCCGCCACCAACCCCGCCGATGATCGCCGAGGAGGAGACAGAGCTCATGAGGCGGGTGATGGATGATTCCATCTGTACCCACGACGAGGCCCAATGGGAGGGCCTCGAagagatgatggccctctccgcggCTGGCGACGTCGCCATCCCGGTGCTGGACGTCGTGGTCAAGGAGGAGGCCATGGAAGACGTGTAGGAGGAGGTGCCATAGGAGCCCAATGACGCGGCCTCCAACCCGGCAATGATGCATTAGTCGTGGTCGTGGACGTAGACTATACCGTGCATGCCAGAGTATGTCTTCGTGCCGCCCTCGTGGGTGGGCGCCGAGGCATGGTCACCACAATGGCCGAAGGTGGTGCAGACGCCTCCCGCCTGGCAGCAGTCGCAGGTGCCGTGTGCCCACGTGTGGCAGTTGCTACCCTACATCGACCTCACCAAGGAAGACAAGGAGGCCGACGGCGGCTACTGAAGacggcgacgacgatggcggcgtcGACCGTTTATCTAGTGTTTTTTATGTCATTTGAATTTTAAGTTTAGTTTGAATATGCGGCCTTGAGACTTTTGTGGACGTTattgtaacatatatatatatatatatatatatatatatatatcatttttaaATTATTTGTAATTTCTATTTACTCAAAATTCGGGTCTAATTTTGAAAGTCCAAAAAGGGACAAAATTTGAGATACGACGGTTTGTTGGACACACCAACGGCAAGATGACCGCTTGCGGATGCGCGTATCCATTTTACTGACCTAAATAACAAAATCCGAACAAAACCGAGGTCTATGGTTGGAGTTGGCCTTGCACTACCCAACAAATAGGAGTACAGTAAAAGTAGGCAGCGGGCTGGTAATAATGCAAGCAGCCTGCCAGAACCCCGGTAGGCATGCGTGAAGCAGCAGCAAGAGTGCAAGAGTAATGAAGGATCAAGAGTATATCCGACTTACACTGAACATTCAGACTTGCAAATGAATTGTCTTCAACACTTGAAATACAAGTAAAGGGATTTTTAAATTGAATCAGATCACGGACCTCCTGTTTGTAGTAAATGAATGGTCTAGTATTACTATAATAATGATCATCAGTAAGATTAGAAAAAAAAAAGGCCCAGACGTATTAAAAAGCTCCGCTAGGGGTAGACGCTGTACTACCTCAGGCTCACAGACGCTACTCGTCTGAAGCAGTTGAAGCTCCGTGCGGAGCTCAGCTCACAGAACAGAAGCACACCAAGTCACCAAACAAAcagcggctggaggaggaggaagcagccACCCATTTGAGCCCACATCCAGTGACCCACTCCGCGCCTCCACCTAGAGGAGACCTCAGAGTTTGTGAGGtcctccttccccatggcggccaTGGCCAGGAGCAACAGCAGCAATGGCCACGGCTACCACCACGAGGCGTCcaccacttcctcctcctcttcctccacgtCGTTGGCTCGGGGGCGGAGATCACTGGAGCAGCAGGTCCCCGGGACACCGGGGCGGCCGTTGCTGTTCCTCACCTCATCCTCCTCGAGCCCGGCCCACCCCCAGCTCGTCTCCTCGAGGAGGTCAGTACCTTCCAAGTGGGAGGACGCGGAGAAGTGGCTGACGCAGTCGTCCGACCACCGCGGCCATCACCATGGCAAGGCTGCCTCCAAGCAGCACCACATTGGAGGACCGGCGCCGGCAACGGCGAGGAGGACCTCACTAGACGCCAATGCGCTTGCTTTGTACACACTACCTGCAGAGGTGCTCCTCAAAGGTGAGCACCAACTCTTGTTTTGGATTTAACCAGAAATTTCAGTGTTTATTCTTCGTCAAGAAATGCTCTGCTTTACAGACAAGTACACCGACAACGTGGAGCCGTCCAAAGAGAGCTTCGTGTTCCGGAGCTCCTACTGCGAGCCGGCCAAGAATGGCGCTGCGGCGGTGACCTGCGGAGATGATGACTTCCACCGGAGGGACGTCGGCACGGAGATGACGCCCCTGGGGAGCTCCCCGACCTCACGGTGCCACACGCCGGTCAAAAGCACCTCCCCGGCAAGGCACAACACGCCGACGGGCCGGTCGGGGCCCCTTGTGCCGTACAACAGCGGCAGTGGCATGGACATCTCGGAGCTGACGGACTGCCATTTCGCCAAGCTGGACCTGGGCGCGCAGTTCGATTCCATGCTCGTCAACTGGAGctccaaggaggaggaggaagaggaggtgtcCAAGAGCCTCAGGCACTTCGAGGCCAgcgccggcgacggcggcagaGCCTGCGATAAGCGGGTTGCCGCCGTCACCGAGTGCCGGTGGGAAGACGATGAGAGAGCCAAGAGTTGCATAAGGTGTGTGCATTTTGCATCTTGTAGCTTGTGAGGATTTGTAGTAATTTGGTTGTGCTTTATTTGGTTATTAGGTATCAGAGGGAAGAGGCAAAGATTCAGGCCTGGATTAACCTGGAGAGTGCCAAAGCTGAAGCACAATCCAGAAAGCTAGAGGTGAGAATGAAATCTCATCTTGTGCATAATGCATATTGCAACTCTTTTAGGCACCATCATAAACTGCATTCAGAAGTTCAGACGACAAATTTAACAGCATGAAATTAGAAGGGTGGAAGCATTGATGTATTCATTGTTCGATGTTATCCCCTCAATCCTTGTTAACCATTCCAGCTCACTGCAATTCTTTAACCGGTTTTGCTGCTGAGCTGGGCTACCATTCTCAGTCATGGTAGCCATGTGAATATCTTCGGTCGGAGAGCCAAACAATGTCGTTTAACCCTAATCTAAGATGAGGACCTGTATCATAATGATGTTAGTACTCCTACATTACTACAACCGATGCAAATGCACGGTGTACTGTACGCCGTGCTGCCAGTAACATATCATTATCACAGACATGAAATTcaaaaggaattttcaaacatttcCCCCCGATGCATTGATTATACTTAATGCGAAACATGTTCTTCTCCGTGTCAGATCAGAACTCCTCACGTTTTTTTGAACGATGTGTGTTGGTCAGGTGAAGATTCAGAAGATGCGGTCGAACCTGGAGGAGAAGCTGATGAAGAGGATGACGAGCGTGCACAGGCGCGGCGAGGAGTGGCGCGCGGCGGCGCAGGCGCAGCACCTGCAGCAGCTCCGCCGCGCCACCACGGAGCACCAGGCCCGGAGGGTGAAGACGATCAGCCACCACCTCTCCGGAACAGGGACCGGGAGCAATGCGTCCTGCGGCTGCTTCCCCTGCAACAGCGACAACATCATCAGCGGCAACCTCCTCAACTATTAGTTACTGTAGGTTAATTACTGGAGTGCTGCCTAGTTTGACATCACCATGTTCCACCTCTCCGATTAGCGTTCTTCTTTGATTCTTTCTCACGCTCAAGTTAGTATCACAACTCTCCGATTAACGTTCGAGATAACTTTGTTTTCTCTGGCCAAAAC
This region of Triticum aestivum cultivar Chinese Spring chromosome 2D, IWGSC CS RefSeq v2.1, whole genome shotgun sequence genomic DNA includes:
- the LOC123053704 gene encoding uncharacterized protein, giving the protein MAAMARSNSSNGHGYHHEASTTSSSSSSTSLARGRRSLEQQVPGTPGRPLLFLTSSSSSPAHPQLVSSRRSVPSKWEDAEKWLTQSSDHRGHHHGKAASKQHHIGGPAPATARRTSLDANALALYTLPAEVLLKDKYTDNVEPSKESFVFRSSYCEPAKNGAAAVTCGDDDFHRRDVGTEMTPLGSSPTSRCHTPVKSTSPARHNTPTGRSGPLVPYNSGSGMDISELTDCHFAKLDLGAQFDSMLVNWSSKEEEEEEVSKSLRHFEASAGDGGRACDKRVAAVTECRWEDDERAKSCIRYQREEAKIQAWINLESAKAEAQSRKLEVKIQKMRSNLEEKLMKRMTSVHRRGEEWRAAAQAQHLQQLRRATTEHQARRVKTISHHLSGTGTGSNASCGCFPCNSDNIISGNLLNY